The following proteins are encoded in a genomic region of Paenibacillus sp. FSL H3-0469:
- a CDS encoding YezD family protein yields MAKPLKVDEVWLARITELLDDMEFGSLHIVVHEGQIVQMERTERKRFENSTANSRGSGETGSRRTDTRTGGRG; encoded by the coding sequence ATGGCGAAACCACTGAAGGTGGATGAGGTATGGCTTGCGCGGATAACGGAACTTCTCGACGATATGGAATTCGGCTCCTTGCACATCGTAGTGCATGAAGGTCAAATCGTACAGATGGAGCGCACGGAGCGCAAACGTTTCGAGAACAGCACAGCAAATTCACGTGGTAGTGGAGAGACCGGAAGCCGGCGGACCGATACCCGTACTGGAGGACGAGGATAA
- a CDS encoding alpha/beta hydrolase has translation MGMDLEYGPAPQGPRLHRRVLKELGRRILETYRYDTNLWRTALSGPWTLCILAFSIVIMGIPTGLGSAADIMLAVGAGTLVMALASNLLAVLLSLTGLRFPHLFAGSLLSTYGTVLLILYFSDLELEAAAVIACIAALAFGLGGLAAGLLRTRRMLSGSLLAAALLLSPFALAYGSGTGSSPVPVPSLQSLAADGQVLPLLADDPAQPGGYTFHSFTYGSGKDLQRKEYSKDVLLTSASVDATRYISSWPVLRTLFWGFDPASLPLNARVWMPDGDGPYPLVLMVHGNHMMEDFSEGGYAYLGELLASRGFIAVTLDENFLNYSAWSGIPDNDFKARTWMILKHLQQIGSFAEQPGTPFYQKVDYDSVALLGHSRGGQAVAMAADASRWFSSDPVLDAIQQFHISSVIALAPTDKMIDSKQARLTDVSYLTLQGARDGDVHDFYGDRQYMRSSYTGNTPGFKSSLYIADANHSQFNTDWGLYDQTLPTGLFLKRSRIMDGEEQRRIAKVYVSAFLENTLHGRTEYRQLFRDYRSGARWLPDTAYYNRFQSGSYITVADYDEDRNRGIVQGGTVSATTGLQWSEEAAKDRERNNKPSYGILLERSASPEQESADAEAAYSIRLSDTLTRTLAESPAVEGLTFSLANHNSDPNQDGDAGPLPEAGLSPDVEVELTDSNDTAARIPLDEVMDILPLPQTEFTLSPWLEERISDGKFSNLSEAVYQTYKLPFELFLEEEPELDPDSLTDITFYLQGSEDKIMLDDIGFYEREDPLTGVY, from the coding sequence ATGGGAATGGATTTGGAGTATGGCCCCGCGCCGCAGGGACCGCGGCTGCACAGGCGCGTACTCAAAGAACTGGGCAGACGCATTCTGGAAACGTACAGGTATGATACTAATTTATGGAGGACTGCGCTCAGCGGCCCTTGGACGCTATGCATTCTGGCTTTTTCTATAGTTATTATGGGTATTCCTACCGGACTCGGAAGCGCAGCAGATATTATGCTGGCAGTTGGCGCAGGAACGCTTGTTATGGCGCTGGCCAGCAATCTGCTGGCTGTGCTGCTCTCTCTAACCGGACTGCGGTTTCCGCATCTGTTCGCAGGCTCTTTGCTCAGCACCTATGGGACTGTATTGCTAATCTTATATTTTTCCGATCTGGAGCTTGAAGCTGCAGCCGTTATCGCCTGTATCGCAGCCTTGGCCTTCGGGTTAGGGGGACTTGCGGCCGGCCTGCTGCGGACCCGCAGAATGCTCAGCGGCAGTCTGCTGGCAGCGGCACTCCTCCTCTCCCCCTTCGCACTGGCCTATGGCTCTGGGACGGGGAGCAGTCCGGTACCGGTACCCTCGCTTCAGAGTCTGGCGGCGGACGGACAGGTGCTTCCCTTACTTGCAGATGATCCCGCACAGCCGGGCGGCTATACATTCCACAGCTTCACCTATGGAAGCGGCAAGGATCTGCAACGCAAGGAGTACAGCAAGGATGTTCTGCTAACCTCTGCTTCCGTGGATGCTACCCGGTATATCTCTTCCTGGCCTGTGCTGCGGACTCTGTTCTGGGGATTCGATCCCGCTTCCCTCCCGCTGAATGCCAGAGTATGGATGCCGGACGGGGACGGGCCGTATCCGCTGGTGCTCATGGTGCATGGCAACCATATGATGGAGGACTTCTCCGAGGGCGGCTACGCCTATCTTGGTGAATTACTGGCCAGCCGGGGCTTCATCGCGGTCACCCTGGATGAGAATTTCCTGAATTATTCAGCCTGGTCAGGTATTCCGGACAATGACTTCAAAGCGCGGACCTGGATGATTCTGAAGCATCTGCAGCAGATCGGCAGCTTCGCGGAGCAGCCCGGCACTCCCTTCTATCAGAAGGTAGATTATGACTCTGTTGCGCTGCTCGGCCACAGTCGGGGCGGCCAGGCTGTAGCCATGGCTGCGGATGCATCACGCTGGTTCAGCAGTGATCCGGTTCTGGATGCTATTCAGCAGTTCCATATCTCTTCGGTCATTGCCCTGGCCCCTACGGATAAAATGATCGACAGCAAGCAGGCCCGTCTAACCGATGTGAGCTATCTGACACTGCAGGGCGCCCGTGACGGCGATGTGCATGATTTCTACGGGGACCGGCAATATATGCGTTCTTCCTACACCGGCAATACCCCCGGCTTCAAAAGCTCGCTCTACATCGCCGATGCCAACCATAGCCAGTTCAATACGGACTGGGGGCTATATGACCAGACGCTGCCGACCGGCCTGTTCCTGAAGCGTTCCCGGATCATGGACGGGGAGGAGCAGCGGAGAATCGCCAAGGTCTATGTCTCTGCCTTCCTGGAGAACACGCTGCACGGGAGAACCGAGTACCGGCAATTGTTCCGCGATTACCGCAGCGGCGCCCGGTGGCTGCCGGATACCGCCTATTATAACCGCTTCCAGAGCGGGTCCTATATCACGGTAGCGGACTATGATGAAGACCGCAACAGAGGCATCGTTCAGGGCGGGACCGTCTCTGCGACTACGGGGCTTCAATGGAGCGAAGAGGCCGCGAAGGACCGTGAACGGAACAATAAGCCCTCTTACGGTATCCTGCTGGAGCGCAGCGCAAGCCCGGAGCAGGAGTCTGCGGACGCCGAGGCTGCTTACAGCATTAGGCTCAGCGATACGCTGACCCGGACGCTTGCGGAATCCCCAGCTGTAGAGGGGCTCACCTTCTCCCTGGCGAACCATAACTCCGATCCTAACCAGGACGGCGATGCCGGGCCGCTGCCGGAAGCTGGGCTCTCCCCGGATGTGGAGGTGGAGCTGACTGACAGCAACGACACCGCCGCAAGAATCCCCCTGGACGAGGTGATGGATATTCTGCCGCTCCCGCAGACTGAATTCACGCTTAGTCCGTGGCTGGAGGAGCGGATCAGTGACGGCAAATTCAGCAACCTTTCGGAAGCAGTCTACCAGACGTACAAGCTGCCCTTCGAGCTGTTCCTTGAGGAAGAACCGGAGCTTGATCCGGATAGTCTGACTGATATCACTTTTTATCTGCAAGGCTCAGAAGACAAGATCATGCTGGACGACATCGGCTTCTACGAGCGGGAGGACCCGCTGACAGGAGTGTATTAA
- a CDS encoding NAD(P)H-binding protein, whose product MDIVVFGASGRVGSAIVQEALKRKHEVTAAVRRPEAFGLQHERLQVVAADLLDPASVTAAVRGHEEVISAFGPAAGHENDLLRAADSLLEGMRAAGLERLIIVGGAGSLKTESGEWLMDTAGFPEDYRALASAHANAYEIYRGSELDYTYLSPPAALIDGSRTGQFRIGLDRLIVDEDGRSGISIQDFAVAVIDELEEGNFSRARFTVGY is encoded by the coding sequence ATGGATATTGTAGTGTTTGGAGCATCGGGCAGAGTTGGAAGTGCCATCGTACAGGAAGCGTTAAAAAGAAAACACGAGGTCACGGCTGCGGTACGCAGACCGGAAGCCTTCGGCCTTCAGCATGAGCGGCTGCAGGTAGTGGCTGCTGATCTGCTGGACCCGGCCTCGGTAACGGCAGCGGTGCGCGGGCATGAAGAGGTAATCAGTGCGTTCGGCCCGGCGGCGGGGCATGAGAATGATCTGCTGCGGGCAGCGGATTCATTGCTGGAAGGGATGCGGGCGGCTGGGCTTGAGCGTCTGATCATTGTCGGCGGAGCGGGCAGTCTGAAGACGGAATCGGGAGAATGGCTGATGGACACCGCCGGATTCCCGGAGGACTACCGCGCGCTGGCTTCGGCTCATGCCAATGCCTATGAGATCTATAGAGGATCAGAGCTGGATTACACGTATCTTAGTCCGCCTGCCGCTCTGATAGACGGGAGCCGCACCGGCCAGTTCCGTATCGGCCTCGACCGGCTGATTGTAGATGAAGACGGCCGGAGCGGCATCAGCATCCAGGATTTCGCTGTGGCGGTCATCGATGAGCTGGAGGAAGGCAATTTCAGCAGAGCCAGGTTTACTGTAGGGTATTGA
- a CDS encoding GNAT family N-acetyltransferase — protein MIYRAMTGEDYEAAYRLWENTDGMGLSEADSREHIIRYLERNPGISQVCVKEGGTLIGTAMCGHDGRRGYMYHVAVDSASRGIGAGRELVRRCLAELREAGITKCHLMVIGDNAPGRSFWTRIGWQERDGLVLFSK, from the coding sequence ATGATATATAGAGCAATGACAGGGGAAGATTACGAGGCGGCTTACCGGTTATGGGAGAATACGGACGGAATGGGTCTCAGTGAAGCCGACTCGCGTGAGCATATTATCCGTTATCTGGAGCGGAATCCGGGGATCAGCCAAGTGTGCGTGAAGGAGGGCGGCACCCTTATAGGCACAGCGATGTGCGGGCATGACGGACGCCGGGGTTATATGTATCATGTGGCGGTTGACAGCGCCAGCCGGGGAATCGGTGCAGGCCGTGAGCTGGTGAGGCGTTGCCTCGCGGAACTGCGGGAAGCGGGCATAACGAAATGCCATCTCATGGTGATCGGAGATAATGCCCCGGGCCGCAGCTTCTGGACCCGTATCGGCTGGCAGGAGCGGGACGGGCTGGTACTGTTCTCAAAATAA
- a CDS encoding GNAT family N-acetyltransferase: MTNSVQAEIRQELPSVEDYLALRQEAGLSPMSIEGASAGLPNSAFAVTVYAGELLVGMGRVIGDGGCFFQVTDIAVKPSFQGQGLGKSIMREIRAFLDSVPEKAYISLIADGEAAKLYAKYGFTPVMPASQGMFLRR, translated from the coding sequence ATGACAAATTCAGTACAGGCGGAGATCCGGCAGGAGCTGCCCTCAGTTGAGGATTATCTGGCGCTGCGGCAGGAAGCCGGGCTTAGTCCGATGAGCATAGAGGGGGCGTCTGCCGGGCTGCCTAACTCCGCTTTTGCGGTGACCGTATATGCAGGAGAGCTGCTGGTGGGCATGGGCAGGGTTATTGGGGACGGGGGATGTTTTTTTCAAGTGACGGATATTGCGGTGAAGCCTTCCTTCCAGGGACAAGGTCTCGGAAAAAGCATCATGCGGGAAATCCGCGCGTTCCTGGACAGCGTTCCGGAGAAGGCGTATATCAGTCTCATCGCTGACGGGGAAGCGGCAAAGTTGTATGCCAAATACGGGTTCACGCCGGTGATGCCTGCTTCACAGGGAATGTTCCTGCGGCGATAA
- the cysT gene encoding sulfate ABC transporter permease subunit CysT — protein MNVTTKAAARTVRRRLLPGFGITMGFSVLYLSLVVLLPLSALLFNSTGLSWAKFWDVATDARVLASYRVSLSTAGAAALINVFLGLLLAWVLVRYEFPGKRIFDALIDLPFALPTAVAGVSLTALYSQNGWIGSLLTPLGFKVAFTPLGITLALMFIGIPFVVRTVQPVLEDLERDMEEAAATLGAGRGRTFLRIVLPELLPPLLTGFALAFARGIGEYGSVVFISGNMPMRTEIAPLLIMSKLEQFDYAGATAVALILLLLSFLMLLVINSLQHWARRSSR, from the coding sequence ATGAATGTCACGACCAAAGCTGCTGCAAGGACGGTACGGCGCAGGCTGCTGCCGGGGTTCGGGATTACAATGGGGTTCAGCGTACTCTATCTGAGTCTTGTGGTCCTGCTGCCGCTGTCCGCACTGCTCTTCAATTCAACGGGGCTGAGCTGGGCCAAGTTCTGGGATGTGGCTACGGATGCCCGCGTCCTGGCCTCCTACCGTGTCAGTCTGAGTACGGCGGGCGCTGCGGCCTTGATCAATGTATTTCTGGGACTGCTGCTGGCCTGGGTGCTGGTGCGGTATGAATTCCCCGGTAAAAGAATCTTCGACGCCCTGATCGACCTGCCGTTCGCGCTCCCTACAGCCGTAGCGGGCGTATCGCTGACCGCCCTCTATTCCCAGAACGGCTGGATCGGCTCCCTGCTAACCCCGCTGGGGTTCAAGGTAGCCTTCACCCCGCTAGGCATCACGCTGGCGCTGATGTTCATCGGCATTCCCTTTGTCGTCCGCACAGTGCAGCCGGTGCTGGAGGATCTGGAGCGGGACATGGAGGAAGCCGCTGCTACGCTGGGGGCAGGACGCGGGCGCACCTTCCTGCGGATTGTCCTGCCGGAGCTGCTCCCCCCGCTGCTTACGGGCTTCGCCCTGGCGTTCGCCCGGGGCATCGGCGAGTACGGCTCTGTCGTGTTCATCTCCGGCAATATGCCGATGCGCACCGAGATTGCCCCGCTGCTGATCATGTCCAAGCTGGAGCAGTTCGATTACGCCGGAGCGACCGCTGTAGCCCTGATTCTGCTGCTGCTCTCCTTCCTGATGCTGCTGGTCATCAACAGCCTTCAGCACTGGGCGCGGAGGAGCTCCCGATGA
- a CDS encoding NAD(P)H-hydrate dehydratase, protein MDVVTAEEMRELDRDTIERLGIPAIALMENAGRAIAEEVIALCRRRASVASVAGGGAWWDGAVGGGVRSNEAGVTGGEVPGDGMRADGARRNGAVIPDGGMRWDGTGAIVDGARSDGLDTAGDGARRNGAVMPGGGMRWDGTASTDGVAYASSGCGAPGFGAGAAGFSVSGDAALTLAGAGGEHWLVLAGKGNNGGDGLAAARHLREAGIAVTLVYAAAPESLAGEAALQRDAAAAMGIPAVVCGRDALDLAACSGIIDALLGTGSAGAPRGAYAELIAAANASGRVIVSADIPSGLDADTGETHEPCIHASVTVCLAFLKRGLLQYPGAEAAGRVVVRSIGIPAALAREGGVKVSLLTPEVLTARLKVDLARRRSPEGHKGTYGHVLLAAGSLRMSGAGLLSARAALRAGCGLVTWALPEKLLPYVIGSVPELMLAPVTGGDGEWNAGTAAEVLRLSTSRDCTAIGPGLGRFEGDTEWLRRLWEETDGPMVIDADALNILADADYRSWRRRHPVILTPHPGEMARLAGISTAEVQRDRIGLALSYAVQYGVILVLKGAHTVIATPEGQAYINITGHPGMGTGGAGDVLTGIISGLLAQGLEADQAAAFGVYLHGLAGERAARKRDHPAALIAGDIIEAL, encoded by the coding sequence ATGGATGTAGTGACAGCGGAGGAGATGCGGGAACTTGACCGCGACACGATTGAGCGGCTGGGCATTCCGGCCATCGCCCTGATGGAAAATGCCGGACGGGCCATTGCCGAGGAGGTCATCGCCCTGTGCCGCCGCCGGGCAAGCGTAGCTAGTGTGGCTGGTGGCGGGGCGTGGTGGGATGGAGCGGTTGGTGGTGGAGTACGGAGTAATGAAGCGGGAGTTACAGGTGGTGAAGTACCCGGAGATGGAATGAGGGCTGATGGTGCGCGGAGAAACGGAGCGGTAATACCAGATGGCGGAATGCGGTGGGACGGAACGGGAGCTATTGTTGATGGTGCGCGGAGTGATGGGTTAGACACGGCTGGAGATGGTGCGCGGAGAAACGGAGCGGTAATGCCAGGTGGTGGAATGCGGTGGGACGGAACGGCATCAACTGATGGCGTAGCATATGCGTCAAGCGGGTGCGGTGCCCCAGGCTTCGGCGCTGGCGCTGCGGGCTTCTCCGTCAGCGGCGATGCAGCGCTGACGCTTGCCGGTGCCGGTGGAGAGCATTGGCTCGTCCTCGCCGGCAAGGGCAACAATGGCGGCGATGGCCTCGCCGCCGCCCGGCACCTGCGAGAGGCCGGCATCGCCGTCACGCTGGTGTACGCGGCCGCGCCGGAGTCGCTGGCCGGCGAAGCCGCGCTGCAGCGTGATGCCGCTGCAGCCATGGGCATTCCTGCCGTAGTCTGCGGCAGGGACGCCCTGGACCTTGCCGCATGCAGCGGCATCATAGATGCGCTGCTCGGCACAGGCAGCGCGGGAGCCCCGCGCGGTGCCTATGCGGAGCTGATTGCCGCTGCGAACGCCAGCGGCAGAGTCATTGTGTCCGCGGACATCCCCAGCGGGCTGGATGCGGACACGGGGGAGACGCATGAGCCCTGCATTCATGCGTCAGTGACCGTCTGCCTCGCGTTCCTGAAGCGGGGGCTGCTGCAATATCCCGGCGCGGAGGCTGCCGGGCGGGTCGTGGTCCGCTCCATCGGCATACCCGCTGCACTTGCCCGGGAGGGCGGCGTCAAGGTCAGCCTCCTGACGCCGGAAGTACTGACGGCGCGCCTGAAGGTTGACCTGGCGCGCCGCCGTTCGCCCGAGGGCCACAAGGGCACCTACGGGCATGTCCTGCTTGCAGCAGGAAGCCTGCGCATGAGCGGCGCAGGCCTGTTGTCTGCCCGCGCTGCGCTGCGTGCAGGCTGCGGGCTGGTAACCTGGGCGCTGCCGGAGAAGCTGCTGCCCTATGTGATCGGTTCTGTACCGGAGCTGATGCTGGCCCCGGTCACCGGTGGTGACGGGGAGTGGAACGCAGGTACGGCCGCTGAAGTGCTGCGGCTGAGTACCAGCCGCGATTGTACAGCCATCGGCCCCGGCCTGGGCCGCTTCGAAGGAGATACGGAGTGGCTCCGCAGACTGTGGGAGGAGACGGATGGTCCTATGGTTATCGATGCGGATGCGCTGAATATACTGGCAGATGCCGATTACCGGAGCTGGAGGCGCCGCCATCCGGTTATTCTGACCCCTCATCCGGGGGAGATGGCCCGTCTGGCGGGGATATCTACAGCAGAGGTGCAGCGGGACCGGATCGGGCTGGCATTGTCTTACGCAGTTCAGTATGGGGTAATCCTTGTACTCAAAGGAGCCCATACCGTAATAGCAACGCCTGAAGGGCAGGCCTATATTAACATCACCGGGCATCCCGGTATGGGCACCGGCGGTGCGGGGGATGTGTTGACGGGCATCATCTCCGGTCTGCTGGCCCAGGGTCTGGAGGCGGATCAGGCTGCTGCGTTTGGAGTCTATCTGCACGGGCTGGCCGGAGAACGCGCCGCCCGGAAGCGGGACCATCCTGCCGCCCTGATCGCCGGGGATATTATCGAAGCGCTGTAA
- a CDS encoding sulfate ABC transporter substrate-binding protein — protein MTKGIKKGLLAGFALILTAGLTACGNSNAGNSAGAGTAAPAAAEAAANASSAPEATQTQAKDPVELLNVSYDPTRELYENYNKAFAAYWEQETGQKVTVKQSHGGSGKQSRAVLDGLEADVVTLALGYDIDALQEAGLIGADWQSKYEHNSSPYTSTIVFLVRKGNPKGIKDWPDLLKEGVEVITPNPKTSGGARWNYLAAWGYALDHNNNDEAKAQEFVQKLFKNVPVLDTGARGSTTTFVERGIGDVLIAWENEAYLSIKELGPDKFEIVNPSESILAEPPVAVVDKVADKRGTREVADAYLKYLYTEEGQKIAAENYYRPTLDSVKAEFKDQFPEIKLFTLADKFGTWKETQAKHFNDGGIFDKIYVPGS, from the coding sequence ATGACAAAAGGGATCAAGAAGGGGCTTCTAGCCGGGTTTGCATTGATATTGACGGCAGGGCTTACAGCTTGCGGGAACAGTAATGCAGGGAATAGTGCGGGTGCAGGAACGGCGGCCCCGGCCGCGGCAGAAGCGGCTGCGAATGCATCTTCCGCACCGGAAGCCACCCAGACACAGGCCAAAGATCCGGTCGAGCTGCTGAATGTATCCTACGATCCAACGCGTGAGCTGTATGAGAACTACAACAAGGCCTTCGCCGCCTATTGGGAGCAGGAGACCGGCCAGAAGGTAACCGTCAAGCAATCGCATGGCGGATCGGGCAAGCAGAGCCGGGCTGTGCTGGATGGCCTGGAGGCAGATGTCGTTACGCTGGCGCTTGGATATGACATTGATGCGCTTCAGGAGGCTGGGCTGATCGGCGCGGACTGGCAGAGTAAATATGAGCATAACAGCTCCCCGTATACCTCCACCATCGTCTTCCTGGTCCGCAAAGGCAACCCGAAAGGCATCAAGGACTGGCCCGATCTGCTGAAGGAGGGCGTAGAGGTCATCACTCCTAACCCCAAGACCTCCGGCGGTGCCCGCTGGAACTACCTGGCTGCCTGGGGCTATGCGCTGGACCACAATAATAATGATGAAGCCAAGGCCCAGGAATTCGTGCAAAAGCTGTTCAAGAATGTACCTGTCCTGGATACCGGAGCGCGCGGCTCGACCACTACCTTCGTGGAACGCGGCATCGGAGATGTGCTGATTGCCTGGGAGAATGAGGCGTATCTGTCCATCAAGGAGCTGGGTCCGGACAAATTCGAGATTGTGAATCCGTCAGAGAGTATTCTGGCTGAGCCGCCGGTTGCAGTGGTGGATAAGGTGGCCGATAAAAGAGGAACGCGCGAGGTAGCAGATGCCTACCTGAAATATCTCTACACCGAGGAAGGCCAGAAGATTGCTGCCGAGAACTATTACCGTCCGACCCTGGATAGCGTGAAGGCCGAGTTCAAGGATCAATTCCCGGAGATCAAGCTGTTCACCTTGGCGGATAAATTCGGAACCTGGAAGGAGACCCAGGCGAAGCACTTCAATGACGGCGGGATTTTCGACAAAATCTACGTGCCGGGCAGCTGA
- the cysW gene encoding sulfate ABC transporter permease subunit CysW codes for MADTVPLHVPGPRTGVSSPAATESPAVKWVLISLAGLVLLWLIALPLIIVLVESLKRGLDVYWAALTDPDAASALKLTLLVAAITVPLNTVFGVTAAWAVTKFRFRGKGFLITLIDLPFAVSPVIGGLIFILVFGSHGWFGPWLSDHDIKIVFALPGIVLATLFITFPFVARELIPLMEEQGTQEEEAAITLGAHGWQIFWRVTLPNIKWGLLYGIILCNARAMGEFGAVSVVSGHIRGETNTLPLHVEILYNEYQFSASFAVASLLLLLALVTMIVKSVLVRKNAH; via the coding sequence ATGGCCGATACGGTTCCCTTGCATGTCCCCGGGCCGCGAACGGGCGTATCATCGCCCGCGGCAACAGAGTCACCGGCGGTTAAATGGGTGCTCATCTCCCTGGCCGGGCTGGTTCTGCTCTGGCTGATTGCGCTGCCGCTGATCATTGTGCTGGTGGAGTCGCTGAAGCGGGGGCTGGATGTCTACTGGGCTGCATTGACCGACCCGGACGCCGCCTCGGCGCTGAAGCTGACGCTGCTGGTCGCTGCGATTACAGTTCCGCTGAATACGGTCTTTGGGGTAACGGCGGCGTGGGCGGTGACCAAGTTCCGTTTTCGCGGCAAGGGATTTCTGATTACGCTAATCGATCTGCCTTTTGCCGTATCCCCGGTAATTGGCGGGCTGATCTTCATTCTGGTGTTCGGCTCACACGGCTGGTTCGGCCCCTGGCTCAGCGACCATGATATCAAAATCGTCTTCGCCCTGCCGGGCATCGTGCTGGCTACGCTGTTTATCACGTTCCCGTTCGTAGCCCGCGAGCTGATTCCGCTGATGGAGGAGCAGGGCACACAGGAGGAGGAGGCTGCGATTACGCTCGGTGCGCACGGGTGGCAGATCTTCTGGCGCGTAACGCTGCCGAATATTAAGTGGGGCCTGCTCTACGGCATTATTCTCTGTAATGCACGGGCCATGGGCGAGTTCGGAGCCGTATCCGTAGTGTCCGGGCATATCCGCGGGGAGACGAATACGTTGCCGCTGCATGTCGAAATTTTGTACAACGAATATCAGTTTTCGGCATCCTTCGCGGTGGCTTCTCTGCTGCTCCTGCTGGCACTGGTGACGATGATTGTAAAAAGCGTACTTGTACGCAAAAATGCTCATTGA